One genomic region from Anthonomus grandis grandis chromosome 1, icAntGran1.3, whole genome shotgun sequence encodes:
- the LOC126736974 gene encoding facilitated trehalose transporter Tret1-like: MQFGWSAPFIPILQGPDSPVKITDEDIDWLESIYMIGGLAGLPLTIYMVDRIGRQKTVLFASSSSFTAWILIGVANHVNYLYIARFLTGLAADVAFVAGPMYVAEIADQKIRGFLAGVIFLMMLAGFLILYGVAPYVPFYACSIIGGIIVGIQLIDVPLMPDSSYYLLTKGKHEKAKKHLQWLRGREDVDKELEAIAIAVERQKSERGRPQDLFISKSNRKAVIVMTVLNTAQHFSGMAVILMNLHPILIAAGSVTISSNVAGILFSAIMLLAATVSVFGIDHIGRRILLAVSSFLTGFALLAVAIFFTLQKRGYHQRNF; this comes from the exons ATGCAATTTGGATGGTCTGCACCATTTATTCCGATCCTCCAAGGTCCTGATAGTCCAGTTAAAATAACAGATGAAGATATCGATTGGTTAGAGTCTATTTACATGATTGGAGGACTAGCGGGGTTACCACTTACCATATATATGGTCGATAGAATCGGAAGAcaaaaaactgtattatttGCCTCATCTTCTAGCTTTACAGCTTGG aTTCTAATAGGTGTGGCTAACCATGTGAACTATCTTTACATAGCTAGATTTTTAACTGGCCTAGCTGCAGATGTGGCTTTTGTTGCTGGACCCATGTACGTTGCTGAGATAGCTGATCAAAAAATTAGAGGTTTTCTAGCTGgagttatttttcttatgatgCTTGCTGGATTTTTGATTCTCTATGGTGTGGCGCCTTATGTGCCGTTTTATGCTTGCTCCATTATCG GTGGAATAATTGTTGGTATTCAGCTGATTGACGTACCGCTTATGCCAGACtcatcatattatttattaaccaaGGGAAAACATGAGAAAGCAAAAAAACATTTGCAATGGCTACGTGGACGCGAAGATGTAGATAAAGAACTTGAGGCTATTGCTATCGCTGTTGAACGACAAAAGTCCGAAAGAG GTCGCCCCCAAGATCTTTTCATATCAAAATCAAACCGAAAGGCTGTCATAGTAATGACAGTTCTTAATACAGCTCAACACTTCAGTGGAATGGCTGTTATTTTGATGAATCTTCATCCAATTCTGATCGCAGCTGGTTCAGTAACAATCAGCTCTAATGTAGCTGGAATTTTATTTTCGGCTATTATGCTTTTAGCAGCAACTGTATCAGTTTTTGGTATTGATCATATCGGACGCAGAATCCTGCTAGCCGTATCAAGTTTTCTTACAGGATTTGCTCTACTTGCTGTAGCAATATTTTTTACTCTTCAAAAAAGAGGGTATCAccaaaggaatttttaa